Proteins encoded in a region of the Atopobium sp. oral taxon 416 genome:
- a CDS encoding ATP-binding protein — translation MWADVFGNALIALAIADRLCYHCHLIRITGSSYRIKDLPAASLSQRRAQAPILADSIAPAGADILLKSVSLESTLTATHIALKSLAGRYQDLDVAIGAILEEKCVGSQVVVQLMIRVGDNSERLKQRVVVLLCGVAARPASSELMTLHRLNRGAGRAANSAIHIAAPGRLRTDDRTRA, via the coding sequence ATGTGGGCTGACGTCTTCGGCAATGCGCTTATAGCCTTAGCCATAGCCGACAGGCTATGCTACCACTGCCATCTCATACGCATCACGGGAAGCTCCTACAGGATCAAGGACCTGCCTGCAGCCAGCCTCTCTCAAAGGAGGGCGCAGGCACCGATTCTGGCTGATTCCATTGCCCCGGCTGGTGCAGATATATTGCTCAAATCGGTAAGTCTGGAGTCGACTTTAACAGCCACTCACATCGCACTCAAGTCACTCGCCGGTCGCTACCAGGACCTCGACGTGGCCATCGGGGCCATCCTCGAGGAGAAGTGCGTCGGGTCGCAGGTTGTCGTCCAGCTGATGATCAGAGTGGGGGACAATTCGGAGAGGCTCAAGCAGCGAGTCGTCGTTCTGCTGTGCGGGGTAGCAGCGCGTCCTGCGTCGTCGGAGCTCATGACACTCCACAGGCTCAACAGGGGCGCTGGCAGGGCAGCGAACAGCGCGATACACATCGCTGCACCAGGAAGGCTGAGGACGGACGACAGGACTCGCGCTTAG
- a CDS encoding proline--tRNA ligase → MARYKRMSKLYAPMLKEDPDEAVLASHKLLLRAGMIRRGAVGLYSYLPLAWRSIMKIENIIRDEMAKIDCQEMMTPILTDAELWKKSGRWNAYGPELMCLKDRYGHEYALGPTHEETYTDLVTNELKSYKQLPVMLYHIQDKFRDERRPRFGLMRSREFIMKDAYSFSANEESMRECYQLQKDAYASFCKRVGLKAVTVAADSGQIGGDTSVEFMAVADAGEAEICYCDACGYAADTEAGTGTIKVISDGEGDLEKVETPDCGTIEKLAEFLGVPTNATMKALALVAEDEQPYVLFVPGDHHLNDVKASHVFGNYYMMSDEEIKQYGLVKGFIGPVDISDKVKVYADESLKKAKYWICGGNEAGYHFRHAKQGRDFTIDNWADLVSVNEGDLCPKCGKPLKINRGIEVGQVFQLGTKYSEPMGATFTDEDGKEKPFQMGCYGIGVGRTLQAIVEQSHDEHGIIWPVSVAPYEVEVIPLDVKQGPVWDAAEKIASELAERDIDVLLDDRKERPGVKFNEADLIGFPYQIVCGKRGIKNGTVELKHRATGERKDVTLDEIVDTVVLPIEQQRT, encoded by the coding sequence GTGGCAAGATACAAGCGCATGAGTAAACTGTATGCGCCGATGCTCAAAGAGGATCCGGATGAGGCAGTGCTCGCAAGCCATAAACTATTGTTGCGTGCCGGCATGATCCGCCGAGGCGCTGTCGGCCTCTACAGCTATCTCCCACTGGCCTGGAGATCGATCATGAAGATCGAGAATATCATCCGGGACGAGATGGCAAAGATCGACTGCCAGGAGATGATGACACCGATCCTGACCGATGCAGAGCTCTGGAAGAAGAGCGGCCGCTGGAATGCCTACGGTCCTGAGCTGATGTGCCTCAAAGACCGCTACGGTCACGAATATGCGCTTGGCCCAACCCACGAGGAGACCTACACCGATCTGGTCACCAACGAACTCAAGAGCTACAAGCAGCTGCCTGTGATGCTCTACCACATTCAGGATAAGTTCCGCGACGAGCGCAGACCCCGCTTCGGTCTGATGCGCAGTCGTGAGTTCATTATGAAGGATGCCTACAGCTTCTCTGCCAATGAGGAGTCGATGCGTGAGTGCTATCAGCTGCAGAAGGATGCCTACGCGAGCTTCTGCAAGCGGGTCGGTCTCAAGGCGGTCACGGTTGCTGCAGACTCCGGTCAGATTGGCGGTGACACCTCCGTGGAGTTCATGGCAGTCGCAGACGCCGGCGAGGCAGAGATCTGCTACTGCGACGCGTGCGGCTATGCGGCCGATACTGAAGCCGGTACCGGCACTATCAAGGTCATCAGCGACGGCGAGGGTGATCTCGAGAAGGTCGAGACCCCGGATTGCGGCACGATCGAAAAGCTTGCGGAGTTTCTGGGCGTCCCCACCAATGCGACGATGAAGGCGTTGGCGCTCGTGGCAGAGGACGAGCAGCCCTATGTTCTGTTTGTGCCGGGTGACCACCATCTCAACGATGTAAAGGCGAGCCACGTCTTCGGTAACTATTACATGATGAGCGATGAGGAGATCAAGCAGTATGGCCTTGTGAAGGGCTTTATCGGACCGGTCGATATCTCCGATAAGGTTAAGGTCTATGCAGATGAGTCACTTAAGAAAGCAAAGTACTGGATCTGCGGCGGCAATGAGGCTGGCTATCACTTCAGACATGCCAAACAGGGGAGAGATTTCACGATCGACAACTGGGCGGATCTGGTCTCGGTCAACGAGGGTGACCTCTGCCCGAAGTGTGGCAAGCCTTTGAAGATTAACCGCGGCATCGAGGTCGGTCAGGTCTTCCAGCTCGGCACCAAGTATTCTGAGCCTATGGGTGCGACTTTTACCGACGAGGACGGTAAAGAGAAGCCGTTTCAGATGGGCTGCTACGGCATCGGCGTCGGCAGAACCCTGCAGGCGATCGTGGAGCAGAGCCACGACGAGCACGGTATCATTTGGCCGGTCAGTGTGGCGCCCTACGAGGTCGAAGTTATCCCGCTCGATGTTAAACAAGGCCCCGTGTGGGATGCTGCAGAGAAGATCGCCAGTGAGTTGGCTGAGAGGGATATCGACGTCCTGTTGGACGATAGAAAAGAACGCCCGGGTGTCAAGTTCAATGAGGCTGACCTCATTGGCTTCCCGTATCAGATTGTCTGCGGCAAGCGCGGCATCAAGAATGGTACCGTGGAGCTCAAGCATCGCGCCACCGGTGAGCGCAAAGATGTCACGCTCGACGAGATCGTGGACACGGTTGTTCTGCCGATCGAACAGCAACGCACCTAG
- the ispG gene encoding flavodoxin-dependent (E)-4-hydroxy-3-methylbut-2-enyl-diphosphate synthase, giving the protein MAEQQAARERTHQVHVGSVAVGGGAPVSVQSMCTTPTSDPAATLKQINELKDAGCEIIRVAIPNKAALDGFQAICEGSPLPVIADIHFDYQLALEAAKRGAAAFRLNPGNIGSWEKVDACIDAAGEAGIPIRIGVNAGSLDKRYDERQDITLTDKLVASSLSFVDHFSQRGFDDIVLSAKVHDVPETLETYRRLSKELPQVPLHIGVTEAGTLLQGTVKNSVAVGILLEGGIGDTIRLSLTADPVEEVKVAWELLSALRMRRLHPELVSCPTCGRCQVNLIEIANEVERRLQSIKVPITVAVMGCVVNGPGEAKDADIGIASGKGGGILFAQGKPICKVAESDMVEALFDEINKRFPEAE; this is encoded by the coding sequence GTGGCAGAACAACAGGCAGCGCGTGAGCGCACGCATCAGGTACATGTGGGGTCGGTCGCCGTGGGAGGGGGTGCCCCGGTCAGCGTACAGTCAATGTGCACGACTCCGACGAGCGATCCTGCGGCAACGCTCAAGCAGATCAATGAGCTTAAGGATGCGGGCTGTGAGATTATTCGTGTGGCAATCCCCAACAAGGCGGCGCTGGACGGCTTTCAGGCCATCTGCGAGGGCTCACCGCTCCCGGTGATCGCGGACATCCACTTCGACTATCAGCTCGCGCTTGAAGCCGCCAAACGGGGTGCCGCTGCCTTCCGTCTTAACCCGGGCAATATCGGTTCGTGGGAGAAGGTCGATGCCTGTATCGACGCTGCCGGGGAGGCCGGAATTCCGATCCGTATCGGTGTCAACGCCGGCTCCTTGGATAAGCGGTACGACGAGCGGCAGGACATTACCCTTACGGACAAACTGGTCGCCTCGTCGCTCTCCTTTGTTGATCACTTCAGCCAGCGCGGCTTTGACGATATCGTACTCTCCGCAAAGGTGCACGACGTGCCGGAGACCTTGGAGACCTACCGTAGACTCTCAAAGGAGCTGCCGCAAGTGCCGTTGCACATCGGCGTGACTGAGGCGGGTACACTGCTGCAGGGTACTGTGAAAAATTCCGTGGCTGTGGGCATCCTGCTTGAGGGGGGCATCGGCGACACGATCAGACTCTCGCTTACCGCTGACCCGGTCGAGGAAGTCAAGGTAGCCTGGGAGCTGCTCTCAGCGCTCAGAATGCGCCGGCTGCATCCGGAGCTGGTGAGCTGCCCTACCTGTGGACGCTGCCAGGTGAACCTGATTGAGATTGCTAACGAAGTGGAGCGCCGCCTGCAGAGCATCAAGGTGCCAATCACTGTAGCAGTGATGGGCTGCGTCGTGAACGGCCCCGGTGAAGCGAAGGATGCTGACATCGGGATCGCCTCCGGCAAGGGCGGAGGGATTCTTTTTGCTCAAGGGAAGCCAATCTGCAAGGTTGCTGAATCCGATATGGTCGAAGCACTGTTTGACGAGATCAATAAACGGTTTCCTGAAGCTGAATAG
- a CDS encoding site-2 protease family protein, producing the protein MGVISAIFWGVTSLSFLVFIHEGGHYLSARLTGMRVTEFYLGLPCSIKWFHKSKRYGTEIGVTPILLGGYTRICGMEGSDDPRLAPVLAYIQQQGRVSIEEVEKQFNCSEDDACTMLATLADWAAIEEYWKPERSNRYRRKYMPDGYQTVKRDAHLLTEFDRESDFTSSEGVTVAGEPRDLGMSPEEFLQHEKKHTYGGHGFWSRIITLFMGPLINLLFAFLIVVLALTLAGVDVTANKNVIGAVSEDSLAQASGLEAGDTVESINGETVTDWQSLTQALQPALQAHQDFEMVIERGGQEQTIEVQPDPNGSQTLLGISAPTEHLNIDIRHACLVSLSYAQQVAQAAVSLIIPTHTTEVLNQSTSIMGISVMASEAASGGVWEFSLFVAAISMSLGFMNLLPIPPLDGGKILIEIIQAIIRRPLSQKVQVGISYIGLAFFIFIFIFVTRNDIARFVVGQ; encoded by the coding sequence ATGGGTGTGATATCTGCAATCTTTTGGGGAGTCACCTCCCTTTCTTTTCTTGTGTTCATTCATGAGGGTGGACACTATCTTTCTGCGCGCCTCACCGGTATGCGCGTCACTGAGTTCTATCTGGGTTTGCCCTGCAGTATCAAGTGGTTCCACAAATCGAAGCGCTACGGCACCGAGATCGGCGTTACACCGATCCTGCTGGGCGGCTATACCCGTATCTGCGGGATGGAAGGTAGTGACGACCCTCGGCTTGCACCAGTGCTGGCCTATATACAGCAGCAGGGACGTGTATCGATCGAAGAGGTGGAAAAGCAGTTCAACTGCTCCGAAGATGATGCCTGCACGATGCTTGCGACCTTGGCCGACTGGGCGGCCATCGAGGAATACTGGAAGCCCGAGCGCAGCAACAGATATCGCCGGAAGTACATGCCCGACGGCTACCAGACGGTCAAGCGCGATGCACATCTGCTGACCGAATTCGATCGGGAGAGTGATTTCACCTCGAGTGAAGGTGTCACCGTTGCGGGAGAGCCCCGTGACCTCGGGATGTCACCTGAGGAATTCCTGCAGCACGAGAAAAAGCATACCTATGGGGGACACGGCTTTTGGAGCCGCATCATTACGCTCTTTATGGGCCCCCTGATCAATCTTCTTTTCGCCTTCCTGATTGTCGTGCTGGCTCTGACGCTTGCAGGTGTCGACGTTACAGCCAATAAGAACGTAATCGGTGCAGTCTCTGAGGACTCCCTTGCGCAGGCTTCTGGACTGGAAGCCGGCGATACGGTGGAGTCGATCAACGGGGAGACCGTAACTGACTGGCAGAGCCTGACCCAGGCGCTGCAGCCCGCGCTTCAAGCGCACCAAGATTTCGAAATGGTCATTGAGCGAGGTGGGCAGGAGCAGACGATCGAGGTTCAGCCTGACCCGAACGGTTCCCAAACCCTGCTCGGAATCAGTGCCCCCACGGAGCACCTGAATATTGACATCAGACATGCCTGCTTGGTGTCGCTCTCCTATGCACAGCAGGTGGCGCAGGCTGCAGTCTCGCTCATCATCCCGACACACACCACGGAGGTGCTCAATCAGTCGACTTCGATCATGGGGATCTCGGTCATGGCATCAGAGGCGGCCTCGGGAGGAGTATGGGAGTTCTCCCTCTTTGTGGCGGCAATTTCGATGTCGCTCGGCTTCATGAACCTGCTGCCGATTCCCCCTCTGGACGGAGGGAAGATCTTGATTGAGATTATCCAGGCGATCATCCGCCGGCCGCTCTCTCAGAAAGTACAGGTGGGTATCTCCTATATCGGTCTTGCCTTCTTTATCTTTATCTTCATCTTTGTAACGAGAAACGATATAGCACGATTCGTGGTGGGGCAGTAG
- the dxr gene encoding 1-deoxy-D-xylulose-5-phosphate reductoisomerase — MSNHTTAASDTDRLNIAVLGCSGSIGTQTLDVARHHSSQVQILALSVHHNTKKLVEAAREFSCSYVAVTDPAHSDDSVLQELPQETKLLVGPEALVTLATLPEVDCVVSAVVGFAGIESNYAAAKAGKRLAYANKESIVVGGDLIMPLLHPGQLIPVDSEHSAIFQCLQGEQKASLYRIWLTCSGGPFFGKVKQELEHVTVQDALAHPTWSMGSKITIDSATLMNKGLEVIEACHLFDVPEDKITVLIQRQSRIHSMVEFRDGSIKAQLGASDMRACIRYALSYPKRWDSPEAERIDWGSEPPITFNEPDMETFGCLKLARQASRTGRTMPCAMNAANEVANAAFRRGDCGFLDIERTCAAVMEHHTIRPVESVHQLEEVDAESRAQAREYLAGRL, encoded by the coding sequence TTGAGTAATCACACCACGGCAGCCTCCGATACGGACCGTTTGAACATTGCGGTATTGGGCTGCTCCGGCTCTATCGGGACCCAGACGCTCGACGTTGCCCGTCACCATTCCTCTCAGGTACAGATCCTTGCCCTTTCCGTTCATCACAATACGAAAAAACTGGTTGAAGCCGCGCGGGAGTTTTCCTGCTCCTATGTGGCAGTGACTGACCCGGCTCACTCCGACGACAGTGTGCTTCAAGAGCTTCCTCAGGAAACTAAGCTCTTGGTCGGCCCTGAAGCCTTGGTCACGCTTGCAACCCTGCCCGAGGTTGACTGCGTCGTTTCGGCGGTGGTCGGCTTTGCTGGTATCGAGTCAAACTACGCTGCAGCAAAAGCCGGAAAACGCTTGGCTTATGCCAACAAGGAATCGATCGTCGTCGGCGGTGATCTGATTATGCCGCTCTTACATCCCGGTCAGCTGATTCCGGTGGACTCTGAGCACTCCGCGATCTTCCAGTGCCTGCAGGGGGAGCAGAAGGCCTCCCTGTATCGCATCTGGCTCACCTGCTCCGGCGGCCCCTTCTTCGGGAAGGTCAAGCAGGAGCTAGAGCACGTGACGGTGCAGGATGCCCTCGCGCATCCGACGTGGTCCATGGGATCAAAGATTACGATCGACTCCGCAACTTTAATGAATAAGGGGCTTGAGGTGATCGAAGCCTGCCATCTTTTCGATGTGCCAGAGGATAAGATCACCGTCTTGATTCAGCGACAGAGCCGGATCCATTCGATGGTGGAGTTTCGCGACGGCTCCATCAAGGCACAGCTCGGCGCCTCCGACATGCGCGCTTGCATCCGCTATGCCCTAAGCTATCCGAAGCGTTGGGATTCTCCTGAAGCCGAGCGCATTGACTGGGGGAGCGAGCCACCCATCACTTTTAACGAACCCGATATGGAGACTTTTGGCTGCCTGAAGTTAGCGAGACAGGCCTCACGCACCGGCAGGACGATGCCCTGTGCGATGAATGCGGCGAATGAGGTTGCCAATGCGGCCTTCAGACGGGGAGATTGCGGATTTTTGGATATCGAGCGCACCTGCGCTGCGGTTATGGAGCACCATACAATACGTCCGGTTGAAAGCGTCCACCAGCTTGAGGAGGTTGACGCCGAATCTCGGGCCCAGGCCCGGGAGTACCTGGCGGGAAGGCTCTAG
- a CDS encoding phosphatidate cytidylyltransferase, with the protein MSEAHDSNRAEKHESQGIDKSIDRLERKRDAREPLRVAGRLRSQKVRGGAEKFLTRSTSGAIYAIIVFICTFLGIEATAIMIAAMAWLCCSEFFRMCRMAGRMPSEVLGLGAAILYPIGVLINGYQSLVVVTIILCVCVAVWYVITPRASIGDVAVTIFGPIYTSFLFSSIVFIRQADPGIEGALLTFGTMGSIWLNDAFAYLVGSRVGHHKMAPRISPNKSWEGMWGGMVGSMVVWILISVLNIMDVSLPLAIITALLSGATGVIGDLFESRIKRGVGVKDSGNIMPGHGGLLDRSDSMLFGATAVYIVLFIGGIV; encoded by the coding sequence ATGAGTGAGGCCCATGACTCGAACAGGGCTGAAAAGCATGAGAGCCAAGGCATTGATAAGAGTATCGACAGGCTCGAGCGTAAACGCGATGCGCGCGAGCCACTGCGTGTTGCCGGCCGTCTAAGAAGCCAGAAGGTGCGTGGGGGAGCGGAGAAGTTCCTGACGCGCTCCACCTCAGGCGCTATCTATGCGATCATCGTCTTCATCTGCACCTTTTTGGGTATTGAGGCAACGGCGATCATGATTGCGGCGATGGCATGGCTGTGCTGCTCCGAATTCTTCAGAATGTGCCGTATGGCTGGGCGTATGCCTTCTGAAGTGCTGGGCTTAGGTGCGGCGATCCTCTATCCGATCGGTGTGCTTATCAATGGTTATCAGTCCCTCGTCGTGGTGACTATCATCCTCTGTGTCTGCGTGGCGGTCTGGTACGTGATCACCCCACGCGCGAGCATCGGGGATGTTGCGGTCACCATCTTTGGGCCGATCTATACCTCATTCCTCTTCTCTTCCATTGTGTTCATCCGGCAGGCGGATCCGGGTATTGAGGGAGCGCTTCTGACCTTTGGCACCATGGGCTCCATCTGGCTTAACGATGCCTTCGCCTATCTGGTCGGATCCCGCGTCGGCCACCACAAGATGGCCCCAAGGATCTCTCCCAACAAATCCTGGGAAGGTATGTGGGGCGGTATGGTTGGCTCGATGGTTGTCTGGATCCTGATCTCCGTCCTCAATATCATGGATGTCTCATTGCCGCTTGCGATCATCACGGCGCTCCTGTCCGGTGCCACCGGAGTGATCGGTGACCTCTTCGAATCCCGCATCAAGCGTGGGGTTGGGGTCAAAGATTCCGGTAACATTATGCCCGGGCACGGTGGTCTGCTTGACCGTTCGGACTCTATGCTCTTCGGAGCGACGGCGGTCTACATTGTTCTTTTCATAGGAGGAATCGTTTGA
- a CDS encoding isoprenyl transferase, which yields MQIDTEKLKAFYADAPDDISLDNIALDRMPCHVSIIMDGNGRWAKARGLDRSEGHKAGVASLRETVTASVRLGLDVLSVYAFSTENWRRSQYEVNMLMHLFATTLVKELPLFHEHNVQLKFLGDIEKLPIETYKVFKRGLDETADHTGMIFALAVNYGGRAEITRACRRIVQEVHSGKLNPEDIDEDTISAELYTGGLPDPDLLIRTSGEMRLSNYLLWQLAYSEFYVTDTYWPDFNKWDFLRAIRAYQTRNRRFGGVENR from the coding sequence GTGCAGATAGATACTGAAAAGCTCAAAGCCTTCTATGCGGATGCCCCTGACGATATTTCGCTAGACAATATCGCGCTCGATCGAATGCCGTGTCATGTCTCCATCATTATGGACGGCAACGGCAGATGGGCAAAAGCGCGGGGTCTTGATAGATCAGAAGGACATAAGGCGGGTGTGGCGTCACTTAGGGAAACCGTGACGGCCTCAGTCCGTTTAGGTCTCGATGTGCTCTCGGTCTACGCGTTCTCCACGGAGAATTGGAGGCGGTCACAGTACGAAGTCAACATGCTGATGCACCTCTTCGCTACAACGCTTGTGAAGGAGCTACCGCTCTTTCACGAGCACAATGTGCAGCTCAAGTTCTTGGGCGATATTGAAAAACTTCCTATCGAGACCTACAAGGTCTTCAAGCGAGGCTTGGATGAGACTGCGGACCACACCGGCATGATCTTTGCGTTGGCAGTCAACTACGGCGGCAGGGCTGAGATTACCCGTGCCTGCAGACGTATCGTGCAGGAGGTCCACTCTGGGAAGCTTAATCCTGAGGATATCGACGAGGATACGATCTCCGCTGAGCTCTACACCGGAGGGCTTCCAGATCCCGATCTTCTGATCAGGACCTCCGGCGAGATGCGCCTTTCAAACTATCTGCTGTGGCAGTTAGCCTACAGTGAGTTCTATGTCACCGATACCTATTGGCCTGACTTCAATAAGTGGGATTTTCTGCGTGCGATCCGTGCTTATCAGACACGGAACCGGCGCTTTGGAGGCGTAGAGAATAGATGA
- the frr gene encoding ribosome recycling factor translates to MSEITDKAKSRMEKCLAALQKNFSHVRTGRANAHVLDGIKVDYYGQPTPITQLAGVKVPEASMLVIEPWDKSSLNAIQRAIESSDLGITPSNDGVSIRLPFPTPTEERRKELVKECQKYTEEARIAIRNVRRDANEKAEHDDEYSEDDVKHEKKAIQKLTDSYIKRADEMLKTKSSEIMEI, encoded by the coding sequence ATGAGTGAGATTACTGACAAAGCGAAGAGTCGCATGGAAAAGTGCCTGGCGGCACTGCAGAAGAACTTCTCGCACGTCCGCACCGGCCGTGCGAACGCCCATGTGCTCGATGGTATCAAGGTCGACTACTACGGTCAGCCGACGCCGATCACTCAGCTGGCAGGTGTCAAGGTGCCGGAGGCTTCCATGCTCGTGATTGAGCCGTGGGACAAGTCATCCCTCAACGCGATTCAGCGTGCGATCGAGTCCTCTGACTTGGGCATCACCCCGTCTAACGACGGCGTCAGCATCCGTCTACCGTTCCCGACGCCGACTGAGGAGCGCCGTAAGGAGCTTGTGAAGGAGTGTCAGAAGTATACCGAGGAAGCCCGTATCGCTATCCGCAACGTCCGTCGCGACGCCAACGAGAAGGCAGAGCACGACGACGAGTATTCCGAGGACGATGTTAAGCACGAGAAGAAGGCAATCCAGAAGCTCACCGACAGCTATATCAAGCGTGCCGACGAGATGCTGAAGACGAAGTCATCCGAAATCATGGAGATCTAG
- the pyrH gene encoding UMP kinase, with product MPKYKYKRVLLKLSGEALMGSHDFGIDPEVTNRLADEVKPLWEDGEQIAIVVGGGNIFRGLTGAASGMDRAQADNMGMLATVINALSLQDTFEHHGMDVRVMSALEIRQVAEVYIRRRAIRHLEKGRIVIFAAGTGNPYFTTDTAAALRACEINAEVLMKATKVDGIYDKDPVKYPDAKKYDQITYLDVLTENLQVMDATATALCHDNKMPILVFNIDQKDNIKSALLGKHVGTIVVEEES from the coding sequence TTGCCTAAGTACAAGTACAAGAGAGTGCTTCTGAAGCTTTCAGGCGAGGCGCTGATGGGGTCCCATGATTTCGGTATCGACCCTGAGGTTACCAATCGTCTGGCAGATGAGGTAAAACCGCTGTGGGAAGACGGGGAACAGATCGCAATCGTCGTCGGTGGCGGCAATATCTTCCGCGGACTCACCGGAGCTGCAAGCGGCATGGACCGTGCCCAGGCGGATAACATGGGTATGCTTGCGACGGTGATCAATGCGCTGTCACTGCAGGACACTTTTGAGCACCACGGGATGGATGTGCGCGTGATGAGCGCGTTGGAGATCCGTCAGGTCGCTGAAGTCTACATCCGCCGCCGTGCAATCCGCCATCTGGAGAAAGGCCGCATCGTAATTTTCGCCGCCGGCACTGGCAACCCCTACTTCACGACCGATACTGCCGCAGCGCTGCGTGCCTGCGAGATCAACGCGGAGGTCCTGATGAAGGCCACCAAGGTCGATGGTATCTACGATAAGGACCCGGTTAAGTATCCTGATGCAAAGAAATATGATCAGATCACCTATCTCGATGTATTGACCGAGAACTTGCAGGTTATGGATGCGACAGCGACTGCGTTGTGTCACGATAATAAGATGCCCATCTTGGTCTTCAACATTGATCAGAAAGACAATATTAAGAGTGCCTTACTCGGCAAACACGTAGGAACGATCGTCGTGGAAGAGGAAAGCTGA
- the tsf gene encoding translation elongation factor Ts — protein sequence MATKITAAMVKQLREMTDSPMMECKKALTEADGDMNRAVDILRKMGVAKAVKRAGRATNEGNVGIYVSDDSKTAGMLELACETDFVGDNPKFTGFSDDLAKIVAENKPADLDALKALPMNGRTVGDELTERIHLFGENIQIGHFVGKTTDNGAFASYLHGGGKLGVLVEFSFKNADTASNADFKAYAHDVALHVAATNPVSARREDIPEETLNHEKEIYKAQAKESGKPEVIQECIATGRLEKFYKENVLAEQEFVKDPDKTVGQLTKEISKKVNDTVGIVAFDRFEIGD from the coding sequence ATGGCAACAAAGATTACCGCTGCAATGGTCAAGCAGCTCCGTGAGATGACCGATTCGCCGATGATGGAGTGCAAGAAGGCACTCACTGAGGCTGATGGCGATATGAACAGGGCTGTCGATATCCTTCGTAAAATGGGTGTCGCAAAGGCTGTCAAGCGTGCAGGCCGTGCCACCAACGAGGGCAACGTCGGCATCTATGTCTCCGACGACAGCAAGACCGCAGGCATGCTCGAGCTCGCCTGTGAGACCGACTTTGTCGGTGACAACCCCAAGTTCACCGGCTTCTCTGATGATCTAGCCAAGATCGTTGCAGAGAACAAGCCGGCTGACCTCGACGCATTGAAGGCGCTGCCGATGAACGGCCGCACCGTGGGCGACGAGCTCACTGAGCGTATCCACCTCTTTGGTGAGAACATCCAGATCGGCCACTTTGTGGGCAAGACCACAGATAATGGCGCTTTTGCCAGCTATCTGCACGGCGGCGGCAAGCTCGGCGTCCTCGTTGAATTCTCCTTCAAGAACGCAGACACCGCAAGCAATGCTGACTTCAAGGCATACGCACACGATGTCGCCCTGCACGTCGCGGCAACCAACCCGGTAAGCGCTCGTCGTGAGGATATCCCTGAGGAGACCCTCAACCACGAGAAGGAGATCTACAAAGCGCAGGCAAAAGAGTCCGGTAAGCCTGAGGTGATCCAGGAGTGTATCGCGACGGGCCGTCTCGAGAAGTTTTACAAGGAGAACGTCCTGGCTGAGCAGGAGTTCGTGAAGGACCCTGATAAGACAGTCGGTCAACTGACTAAGGAGATTTCCAAGAAGGTCAATGATACGGTTGGCATCGTAGCATTCGATCGTTTCGAAATCGGTGACTAA
- the rpsB gene encoding 30S ribosomal protein S2, giving the protein MAAKINIHTLLEAGVHYGHQTRRWNPKMKPYIFGERNGVYILDLKQTILGADKAYTFLKDTAAKNGTILFVGTKKQAQEAIKTQAERCGMPYIAERWLGGMLTNFTTMRSRINHMEQLEAMVEDGTMATLPKKEQAVNGKELAKLQRNLGGVRNMKSLPQALFIVDTQREELAVREANRLHIPIVGLLDTNCDPDVIDYGIPANDDAIRSINLMTEMVADAILAGSGKEQITAEEMEGKAPEADEAEDQAAAADKPAEK; this is encoded by the coding sequence ATGGCTGCAAAGATTAACATTCACACGCTGCTCGAGGCTGGTGTCCACTACGGTCACCAGACACGTCGTTGGAACCCGAAGATGAAACCGTATATCTTCGGCGAGCGCAATGGTGTGTACATTCTTGACCTGAAGCAGACCATTTTGGGCGCAGATAAGGCATATACCTTCCTGAAGGATACTGCTGCCAAGAATGGCACCATCCTGTTTGTCGGTACCAAGAAGCAGGCTCAAGAAGCCATCAAGACTCAGGCTGAGCGTTGCGGTATGCCGTACATCGCAGAGCGTTGGCTCGGCGGTATGCTCACCAACTTCACCACGATGCGCTCCCGCATCAACCACATGGAGCAGCTTGAGGCAATGGTTGAGGACGGAACTATGGCAACCCTGCCGAAGAAGGAGCAGGCTGTCAACGGCAAGGAGCTCGCTAAGCTGCAGCGTAACTTGGGTGGTGTCCGCAATATGAAGAGCCTTCCGCAGGCCCTCTTTATCGTCGACACTCAGCGCGAGGAGCTCGCGGTGCGTGAGGCCAACCGTCTGCATATCCCCATCGTCGGCTTACTTGACACCAACTGCGATCCTGATGTTATCGACTACGGCATCCCTGCCAACGACGACGCGATCCGCTCCATCAACCTGATGACCGAGATGGTCGCTGACGCGATCCTCGCAGGCTCTGGGAAAGAGCAGATCACCGCTGAGGAGATGGAGGGTAAGGCCCCCGAGGCTGATGAGGCTGAGGATCAGGCTGCAGCAGCAGACAAGCCTGCTGAGAAATGA